The Candidatus Hydrogenedentota bacterium genome segment ACAGGTCCCGGGTAACATCGAAAGCTTCCTGCCGGCCTTTGTTTTCCATTTTCCTGTCCATGCCTGCTCTCAAGCGCCTTTCGTCGAGATTATATAGAGAATCACGGCGATTTGTGGAATCGATTGGCTGCAAGTGCCCGGACGCGATGCCTCACCGGGAAAGGGGCGCGGCGATGTAAACCGCATCGTGCTTGATCTTCACAGGATAATGATTAATCAGATCGTTTGGCGGCGCATCGCTGGGCTCCAACGCGAACCGCCATTCATGCCAGGGACAGTATACCGCGCCTTCCTGAACATACCCCTGTGAAAGGCGGCCTCCTTGATGAGGACATACATCGCTGAGGGCATAAACTCTGCCCTCAATATGAAACAGAGCAACCGGTTCGCCTACCCCGCAGTCAAAGGACTTCTGTGCGCCTGGAGGCAACTCCGCGAGAGAGCAGACTCGAATCCATCCAGACATTCCGGTCCTCCTAGTGAAAATCTCAGGCTCCTCCTGCAGAGTCTAAGGCGCATGCCGCCACGACGCAACCACGTCGGGGCGGCGCCGCTCGCACCGTAATCGCCATACTCCAAGCCGGCGGTCGCGCATTTCCCGTGGGTTGCGGCAATCAGAACTGTTCCGGGCGCTTGCTGGTTGTGATGTATGTGGACTTGAGCTGGCGGCTCTTGCCGGGCGCCAAGGGCTCCTGTTTGGGAAACAGTTCCAGGTTTATGTGGCGGGCGCTTTCTTGCGCATTACAGTAGTAATAGAGGCCGTCTATCTGGTAGGAAACGAATTGGTTAATGAGCGTGACGCTCACGTCTGGCAGCCGGAAGGCCCAGCGGTAGCCATCGAAGGGGGCTAGATACTCGCTAAGGACCGGCTCGGGTGTCAAGGCACTGGAGGTGATCTTTTCCCAGCGTCCGGAGCGTTCAAGCCAGATTTCCGGAAGGGATTCTCCTGGGATGGTGAATTCCGGATGGACCTTGACATTGGGCGCCAGGGGTTGGCCGCTTCCGTTGGTCAGGATCAGAGTCACGGTAAATTCGGGCGTCGCGGGCCGCAATTCCATCACGCGCTTTACGTTCAACCCATTCTCCATGGTTGTTTCAAGAGTCAAGGCATAGAGGGTCTGACTGATAAGCTTGTAGGGAGACGCGAGGGGACGGCCTCCTTCTCCGAGCTTGTGGGTCCAATCTTGCAGCGTGCCGGGTCCTCTCCCGTACGATTGAAAACCGCGAAGCAGTTCGAGTGAGTTCTTTTTATCATGCCAGCGGATGACCGAACCCTGGAGGGAAGGCGCAACCCATATGAGGAAGTATTCGTTTTCGAGGACGCGCAATTCCGAGTCGACCCGGCGCGAGGGCGTTGTGCCTCCAGCCTGGTCGACAACGGCCTCGAAAGGCTGTCCACAAACGGTCTGGGTCACGCCGTGGCCCTTCAGGGTTTCGAGGTACTCCTCGAGGGTGGGACTGGGCGGCCGCCGTACGGTAACCTCGTAGCGTGAGTATTTCAGTTCCGGCGGGCAGATGAGGGACGCGTACTGCACCGGCACATAAGCGAGGCCGAGGCGCTGCTTGTAGGGTTCCTGGTCTCCAACCGCTTCGGATGCCTTCTTGAATATGTCTTGTGCCTTCGTGAGCACTTCGAAATCCATCCACGCTCCCGTATCGAAACAGGTCATGGGGACCTCGGAGTCCAGCACCGCTTGCGACATCAACGCGAGGTATTCCTTGATCCCTGGCGCCGCCGGACCGTAAAAGAGGTCTATGAATTCGGAAGCCAGCGCGCGGCCGTCCGCGTCGGGTTGCCATAGGCATTTCGCCACCAGATACTGGCGCAGCTCGGCAAACTCGCCTCCCGGTGCAGGACAACCTTGTTCAAATACTCCGATGGCGCCGCGTTCTTTGAAGAACTGCATGTTAGGCTGGATGACCTGAACGTTCGGATGAGGCAGCTGGAAATTCCACAAGTTCGCTGCGTAATCCCAAATGTAAAGGTTGTTGGTGAGTTCTGCCCATTTCGCGATATCGCTTTGAAACGCAACATTCTCCTGGAATTTCGGGTATGTGAGCGGGCGGGCAAAATCGCATTCGGCAGTGCACAGGCGGACGATGACGTTGGGCTCGGGGGCGAGCTGCCGTGGCGGTCTTCGCGACCATTGATATGCGAGGGTTTCGATGCGGTGTTCCGGGAACTCGCTCTTCAGTGCCCGTGCTACGCGGTTCACGCACGTTAGCAGGGCCCCGGCATGAGTTCCCTCACGTTGATCTATGGCTTGGCACCCGTCGCATTCGCAATAGTTCCCCCAATCCATCTGGGATACGCTCCAGATCTTAGGTTCAGGATTCTCCTTGATGCGTGCGCGCAGCTCCGCGGCTATCGCCGCGGCCACTTGCGGATTCGAGAAGCAGAGTTGGCCCTGAAGTTCCGGATGCTGCCGGATCTCGCGCGGGTCACGCCAGTCTATGCTTGCCGGCGCACGCCGTTGAGCATCCACAAGCGAGTAGTATTCGGGATGCTCCGCGTAGAACTTCTCTGGCGGCACAAGGTCATATGCCGTGTGAGCAAATGCGCCGAACTCATTTTTCTGTAACAACTTATGCGCCTCGCGGAAATCCGGATCGTCAGCGTTTTCCGCGTAGTCCGTGTAACGGTACTCGAAGCACGGAACAATCCGGGCCCGGACCTCGGGCAACGCTGGCGGGGCATGTTCGGGAACGTGCAGCACGCCTGGGGCCAACCATCGAACCCCCATGTACTCTTCAAAAAAGTGGTAAATGGCGTAGATGCTCCCCCTCTTGCCGCCAAGGACCAGCAAGTGACGATCGCTCAGTAATGCTGCGGAACCCTTTTCCCCAGCCGGTTCCCGGAGTGTATCCAGGATGAACCCATCCGGTCCCAATCCCTCGGTCTTCAGGTCGATCAGAAGCTCTTCCGGAATCACATTTCGCCCTATCCAGACATTCACGCGCTTTTCGGGTTTTGGGGAGATGGTTGCGTCGTGGCCAGTGGTGATTTTCCAGTATTTCAAGAAAACTTCCGCGGCGTGTTTCTGTTCGGCCGGGGCATTTGCCGCAAGGACCACGCTGACCTGGTCATAAAGGTCGGAGGAGACCCATATCGACTGTGGCCAAGCGGGTATGGCCACGCCCACGTATAGCAGAAACGCGACATGACAAAGGCGGCTTCTCACTGGAACGTCTCACCCATCCGCTGATATTTCACAGCAACCTTGAATCTTTAGAAATGTACCCTGTAGGGAATGATCTTTCAAGCAGATGAGGTTGTTCTCTGCCCGTAGCCAGCTTATTCTACCCCCAAGACGGGCATCTGGTCTTTAGCTCGGAGTTTTTCACTGCGGAAAGGGGCCTACTCCTATGGTTCATCAGGCGATCATGGAAATCACCACCAGCCGGCACGGTGAAACGCACGACCTTACGCCGGAAGTGCGCAAAATCGTCGTAGCATCGCGGATTCGTACGGGAACGTGCCACATTTTCAACGTGGGCAGCACGGCAGCTATCGGGACTATCGAGTACGAGTCCGGACTCCAAGAGGACATCGGCGCGGTGCTGGAACGCCTTATCCCTCCCAGCCGGGACTATGGCCACGAGAAGGCGTGGCATGACGGCAACGGTCATTCGCATTTGCAGGCCACTTTGATGGGGCCGGAGTTGACCGTGCCCGTCTCGGGCGGCGCGCCAGTTCTTGGAACCTGGCAGCAGATTTTTCATCTCGAGTGCGACATCAAGCCCCGCACACGCCGGATCGTTGTCACGGTCTCGGGCGAGTGAGGGAGCGGCTGTTAAACAGACTCGGGCGCTTTACTCTCGATAAGCTCGACGGCCTGGCGAATCCAATCCGCGATCGAGCTGACTGCATCTTCAACGGATATCGTGCCCGAATCCCCTGTATCGCGGCGTTTCCACTCGAGGTTGCCATCCTTGAGATTGCGTTCGCTGACAATGAGTCGAATGGGGATTCCCAGCAAATCAGCATCGGCAAACTGAACACCTGGGCGGGCGTTGCGGTCGTCGTACAGCACTTCGATGCCCGCCGCACACAGCTCGCCGTACAGTTTTTCGGCCGTTTCCTTGACCACTGCCTGGTCAAGCTTGAGGGCATTCAGATGGACCTGCCACGGCGCGATGGTGATGGGCCATTTGGGGCCGTAGTCATCCCGCCTGACCTCCATTACGGAACTCATGAGGCGCCC includes the following:
- a CDS encoding secondary thiamine-phosphate synthase enzyme YjbQ; translated protein: MVHQAIMEITTSRHGETHDLTPEVRKIVVASRIRTGTCHIFNVGSTAAIGTIEYESGLQEDIGAVLERLIPPSRDYGHEKAWHDGNGHSHLQATLMGPELTVPVSGGAPVLGTWQQIFHLECDIKPRTRRIVVTVSGE
- a CDS encoding DUF4838 domain-containing protein — encoded protein: MRSRLCHVAFLLYVGVAIPAWPQSIWVSSDLYDQVSVVLAANAPAEQKHAAEVFLKYWKITTGHDATISPKPEKRVNVWIGRNVIPEELLIDLKTEGLGPDGFILDTLREPAGEKGSAALLSDRHLLVLGGKRGSIYAIYHFFEEYMGVRWLAPGVLHVPEHAPPALPEVRARIVPCFEYRYTDYAENADDPDFREAHKLLQKNEFGAFAHTAYDLVPPEKFYAEHPEYYSLVDAQRRAPASIDWRDPREIRQHPELQGQLCFSNPQVAAAIAAELRARIKENPEPKIWSVSQMDWGNYCECDGCQAIDQREGTHAGALLTCVNRVARALKSEFPEHRIETLAYQWSRRPPRQLAPEPNVIVRLCTAECDFARPLTYPKFQENVAFQSDIAKWAELTNNLYIWDYAANLWNFQLPHPNVQVIQPNMQFFKERGAIGVFEQGCPAPGGEFAELRQYLVAKCLWQPDADGRALASEFIDLFYGPAAPGIKEYLALMSQAVLDSEVPMTCFDTGAWMDFEVLTKAQDIFKKASEAVGDQEPYKQRLGLAYVPVQYASLICPPELKYSRYEVTVRRPPSPTLEEYLETLKGHGVTQTVCGQPFEAVVDQAGGTTPSRRVDSELRVLENEYFLIWVAPSLQGSVIRWHDKKNSLELLRGFQSYGRGPGTLQDWTHKLGEGGRPLASPYKLISQTLYALTLETTMENGLNVKRVMELRPATPEFTVTLILTNGSGQPLAPNVKVHPEFTIPGESLPEIWLERSGRWEKITSSALTPEPVLSEYLAPFDGYRWAFRLPDVSVTLINQFVSYQIDGLYYYCNAQESARHINLELFPKQEPLAPGKSRQLKSTYITTSKRPEQF